A stretch of [Clostridium] innocuum DNA encodes these proteins:
- a CDS encoding ParB N-terminal domain-containing protein — MAKKSILGEFMQSSAGKKLGFDNHIKNIHYTKIKRPQRNRELRRIDELAEDIREDGLENNLLVRKIEDDRYEVELIGGERRYSAILRNIEYGDRTYEYIPCKVLTMSDIDARKRLILNNMENDPLTNAEKLEAVEELKEIYKAKKEAGENIPGRIQTIIASEMGLKKSQIANYEKILNHASEEVRESIRKEELPLDAAVTLVDLDEEEQRRFLNEHDTYSKKAVESYKEAKHAQEQPIEKQLYYDEYDEIQEIDIEDVDQRKDTEVDEILESEAWDSRTDTPPIETIEDIMTDIVNSMEKLETKLRGVEFRDEYAQFQKIQREIDTLMERLGLVYEEA; from the coding sequence ATGGCGAAGAAAAGTATCCTCGGGGAATTCATGCAAAGTTCTGCAGGAAAGAAGCTGGGCTTTGACAATCACATCAAGAACATCCATTATACTAAAATCAAGCGACCACAACGAAATCGCGAATTAAGAAGAATCGATGAATTGGCTGAAGATATCCGGGAGGACGGTCTGGAAAATAACCTTCTGGTACGAAAGATAGAAGATGACAGATACGAAGTAGAACTGATCGGAGGGGAACGCCGATATTCTGCGATCCTGCGGAATATCGAATATGGAGATAGGACCTATGAATATATCCCCTGTAAGGTCTTGACGATGAGTGATATAGACGCACGGAAACGTTTGATCTTGAACAATATGGAAAATGATCCGTTGACGAATGCCGAAAAACTGGAAGCTGTCGAGGAACTGAAAGAGATATACAAAGCAAAGAAGGAGGCCGGTGAAAACATCCCGGGGCGTATCCAGACGATCATCGCAAGTGAGATGGGGCTGAAGAAATCCCAGATAGCCAATTATGAAAAGATCCTGAATCATGCATCAGAGGAAGTCAGAGAGAGCATCCGGAAAGAAGAACTGCCTCTGGATGCAGCTGTGACACTGGTGGATCTGGATGAGGAGGAACAACGCCGATTTCTGAACGAACATGATACCTACAGTAAGAAAGCGGTGGAATCTTACAAAGAAGCAAAGCATGCGCAAGAGCAGCCGATCGAAAAGCAACTCTATTATGATGAATACGATGAGATCCAAGAAATCGATATAGAGGATGTAGATCAAAGGAAGGATACAGAGGTTGATGAAATCTTAGAAAGTGAAGCATGGGACAGCAGAACAGATACGCCCCCTATTGAAACAATCGAGGATATCATGACAGATATCGTCAATAGCATGGAGAAACTGGAGACGAAACTTCGTGGCGTCGAATTCCGTGACGAATATGCACAGTTTCAAAAGATCCAACGAGAGATCGATACATTGATGGAAAGATTAGGTCTGGTCTATGAAGAAGCGTAA
- a CDS encoding AAA family ATPase: MNKIIAITNRKGGSGKTTTAKNLAYDLTLKGKRVLLIDLDPQCNATEGLTRRKYKRTVIGMLQWMPVRKCIYKTRFKDLDILPGNDYLASTEVQDNILIKQVLPVREDYDHIIIDTSPYFNKLTAEILKISDLVIIPTLLEDDSMKGVMTTILELMALFGDTIRCKVLATMVDDSRFAENLLTALKKDVGILCFDTFIRENHIAVRRARKRQVPLSYRYRYTSKAARDYERLTAELLEVI, from the coding sequence ATGAATAAAATCATCGCTATAACGAATAGAAAAGGTGGCAGTGGAAAGACCACGACTGCTAAGAATCTAGCATATGACCTCACACTGAAAGGTAAGCGGGTACTGCTTATCGATCTAGACCCACAGTGCAATGCGACCGAAGGTCTTACACGCAGAAAATATAAGAGAACGGTCATCGGGATGCTGCAATGGATGCCGGTACGGAAGTGTATCTACAAAACAAGATTCAAAGATTTGGATATCCTGCCAGGGAATGATTATCTTGCAAGTACAGAGGTACAGGACAATATCTTGATAAAACAGGTATTACCGGTCCGAGAGGATTATGATCACATCATCATCGATACATCCCCCTATTTCAATAAGCTCACCGCAGAGATACTGAAGATCAGTGACTTAGTCATCATCCCTACTCTGCTGGAAGATGATTCCATGAAAGGAGTCATGACGACGATCCTGGAATTGATGGCATTGTTCGGGGATACGATCCGCTGTAAGGTCTTGGCGACGATGGTTGACGACAGCAGATTTGCCGAGAATCTATTAACAGCCTTGAAAAAGGATGTCGGAATCTTGTGTTTTGATACCTTTATCCGAGAGAATCACATAGCAGTAAGAAGAGCCAGAAAGCGTCAGGTACCGCTCTCCTATCGCTATCGGTATACATCGAAAGCCGCCCGAGACTATGAAAGACTTACGGCAGAATTACTGGAGGTGATATGA
- a CDS encoding peptidoglycan DD-metalloendopeptidase family protein, translating to MKAIKKLLLLFLPLIIIMMMFLMFLGGGVRDGNETPKNNLSSSVEYYRPYVSKIAKLEGMEDYVDLILAVMQVESGGTGGDPMQASEGPFNKKYPQIPNGIKDPHYSIRCGIKELQDCLKRAKVKDASEEGRIRVALGGYNFGNGFIEWIDREKGGRWTLEAAQEFSDIMKGKTGWSVYGDPPYADKVMSYYDALDFISGDGTLIPPLKGYTLTSGYGNRPSIGDFHYGVDLDGSYGASIYAPGDAKVYQASSSCPADGGYLGNMCPGGAYAGAGNFIQLKMKYKGKELYILLCHMKDVDVKTGQSIKKGQRIGSQGHSGNLTASHVHMEMHFSTPVIATKEGSVDPRKYIKFK from the coding sequence ATGAAGGCGATTAAGAAGCTCCTTCTCCTTTTCCTTCCCCTTATCATTATCATGATGATGTTTCTGATGTTCCTTGGCGGTGGTGTGAGAGATGGGAATGAGACGCCCAAAAACAATCTCAGTTCCTCTGTCGAATATTATCGTCCCTATGTGTCCAAGATCGCCAAGCTGGAAGGCATGGAAGATTATGTGGATCTGATCCTAGCAGTGATGCAGGTGGAATCCGGTGGGACTGGCGGTGATCCTATGCAGGCATCGGAAGGGCCGTTCAACAAAAAATATCCGCAGATACCCAATGGGATCAAGGATCCGCATTACTCGATCCGCTGCGGTATCAAAGAGCTGCAGGATTGCCTGAAAAGGGCGAAGGTCAAGGATGCATCCGAAGAAGGTCGCATCCGGGTGGCATTAGGTGGATATAATTTCGGAAATGGATTCATCGAATGGATCGATCGTGAAAAAGGTGGACGATGGACACTGGAAGCAGCTCAGGAATTTTCCGATATCATGAAGGGAAAGACCGGATGGAGCGTCTATGGAGATCCTCCTTATGCCGATAAGGTGATGTCCTACTATGACGCCTTGGATTTTATCAGTGGGGATGGGACATTGATCCCACCATTGAAGGGCTATACGCTCACCAGTGGGTATGGGAATCGACCATCGATCGGTGACTTCCATTATGGTGTCGATTTGGATGGCTCCTATGGTGCATCGATCTACGCTCCCGGTGATGCGAAGGTATATCAGGCATCCTCGAGCTGTCCTGCAGATGGCGGATACCTTGGGAATATGTGTCCGGGTGGTGCTTATGCAGGTGCCGGAAACTTTATCCAACTGAAAATGAAGTATAAAGGAAAAGAACTCTATATCCTACTTTGCCATATGAAGGATGTGGACGTCAAGACAGGACAGAGCATAAAGAAAGGACAACGGATCGGCAGCCAGGGACATTCGGGTAATTTGACAGCATCCCATGTACATATGGAGATGCATTTCTCAACCCCTGTGATTGCAACGAAAGAAGGTAGTGTGGATCCGAGAAAATACATCAAATTCAAATAA
- a CDS encoding DUF5011 domain-containing protein produces MKKSQYMTFILCVLLLCLGFWYLLFPKPADKDDLSITFKDTEKVKLNEKIEPVDLIRSTTSVKILYPTIDTSSPGVKKLLYIAVGEDGEQKEFMKEIRVVAPTSPVLELKKDTVEIYVKEAFDARGYVKKAYSDYDGDLDVSIRGSFDVKKAGTYTITYQVKDSSGHIATKELRLIVKDKEEAPKEKEPQHPQKTEWPSTAQPPKEQDTMTGSALSPKAEKPQEPAPSIGVQTWLFTNGESFSSALEKCNAAGAASGRRYQCDVLQDDAGIYTGYRLDLR; encoded by the coding sequence GTGAAAAAAAGCCAGTATATGACATTCATCCTCTGTGTCCTCCTACTCTGCCTGGGATTTTGGTATCTCTTATTTCCGAAACCGGCAGATAAAGATGACCTGTCAATCACATTCAAGGATACGGAAAAGGTGAAACTGAACGAAAAGATCGAACCTGTCGATCTGATCCGTTCCACGACATCTGTGAAGATCCTATATCCGACAATCGACACCTCATCCCCGGGGGTAAAGAAGCTCTTATATATCGCTGTGGGAGAGGATGGAGAACAAAAAGAGTTCATGAAGGAGATCCGAGTGGTGGCGCCGACATCACCTGTCCTTGAACTCAAGAAGGATACGGTCGAGATCTATGTGAAGGAAGCATTCGATGCAAGAGGATATGTAAAGAAAGCCTATAGTGATTATGACGGTGATCTGGACGTGTCGATCCGTGGGAGCTTCGATGTGAAGAAAGCCGGTACGTATACGATCACGTATCAGGTCAAAGATTCCAGCGGCCATATTGCCACGAAGGAGCTGCGGCTCATCGTCAAAGATAAAGAAGAGGCGCCAAAGGAAAAGGAGCCACAGCATCCACAGAAGACAGAATGGCCATCAACTGCACAGCCGCCGAAAGAACAAGATACGATGACAGGCTCCGCTTTATCTCCGAAAGCAGAGAAGCCACAGGAACCAGCCCCATCGATTGGCGTACAGACATGGCTGTTTACCAATGGAGAGAGTTTCTCCTCCGCACTGGAGAAATGTAATGCTGCAGGAGCGGCAAGTGGAAGGAGGTATCAGTGTGATGTGTTACAGGATGATGCCGGTATCTATACAGGTTATCGGCTCGACCTACGATGA
- a CDS encoding thermonuclease family protein, giving the protein MMKKIRRIIIVSAIILSAALPGLKKLQPLEQEGVKLTKCTDGDTAHFMIDGQDTTVRFLAIDTPETKKPNTPVQPYGKEASQYTCDALSSAKEIRLEYEKEKTDKYGRCLAWVFVDDELLQEKLIRKGYAKVAYLYDEYTYTGRLQKAEKEAKERELGLWDKE; this is encoded by the coding sequence ATGATGAAAAAAATCAGACGTATCATCATCGTATCGGCAATCATACTATCAGCCGCATTACCAGGATTGAAGAAACTGCAGCCGTTGGAACAGGAAGGCGTGAAGCTGACAAAATGTACGGATGGCGATACCGCCCATTTCATGATCGATGGGCAAGATACGACGGTGCGATTCCTAGCCATCGATACACCGGAGACGAAAAAGCCAAACACGCCGGTACAACCCTATGGCAAAGAAGCAAGCCAATATACATGTGATGCCCTTAGCAGCGCAAAAGAGATCCGTTTGGAATATGAAAAAGAAAAGACCGATAAGTACGGAAGGTGTCTGGCGTGGGTGTTCGTAGATGATGAATTACTGCAGGAAAAGCTCATACGAAAGGGATACGCCAAAGTAGCGTACCTATACGATGAGTATACGTATACCGGCAGATTGCAAAAAGCAGAGAAAGAAGCGAAAGAGCGAGAGCTGGGTCTATGGGATAAGGAATAA
- a CDS encoding conjugal transfer protein, with the protein MLFKRLHKHLDQDIEEHTEGSEGPQVEHTEEELEAHLQKLMKRQRRIVRLKKAALYLIVGIGLLGGFRSLAQERPDITPAVAVNDYSFLEDYIKNYYKYPQDEESQQFLQEFTTGGSWNVSYDQKIKSAEVETVDVYQVEPSDTEEGRLTSYARVSLDLKDDEGKSKRQTAYISIRSIQKDGHYIVDRPISMISTAPAAMNEDMKKGLETEKEDIKGADCTEQEKQEITNTIQLFFTTYAADLEQARLLMQDPETLKPLDPDTKPVFVSLQSAIQNEDEIQADVIVRYETKELFQQERSVRFLFDRKTNKIISKEEY; encoded by the coding sequence ATGCTATTCAAACGGCTACATAAACACCTGGATCAAGACATAGAAGAGCACACGGAAGGAAGTGAGGGTCCACAGGTAGAACATACAGAGGAGGAACTGGAAGCACATCTACAGAAGCTGATGAAGCGACAACGGCGTATCGTACGATTGAAGAAAGCAGCTCTGTATCTGATCGTAGGTATCGGTCTGCTGGGAGGCTTCCGTTCCCTTGCTCAGGAACGGCCGGACATAACGCCTGCAGTAGCGGTGAACGACTATAGCTTCCTGGAGGATTATATAAAAAACTATTATAAATATCCGCAGGATGAAGAAAGTCAGCAGTTCTTACAGGAATTCACGACCGGAGGAAGCTGGAACGTATCCTATGATCAAAAGATCAAGAGTGCCGAGGTAGAAACCGTAGATGTATATCAGGTGGAGCCATCTGATACAGAGGAAGGCCGGCTCACATCCTATGCCAGAGTATCTCTCGATCTGAAAGACGACGAAGGCAAGAGTAAACGACAAACAGCATATATCTCGATACGTTCTATTCAAAAAGATGGTCACTATATCGTGGATCGTCCGATCTCGATGATATCAACTGCGCCAGCTGCTATGAATGAGGATATGAAAAAAGGACTGGAGACAGAAAAAGAAGATATCAAGGGAGCGGACTGTACGGAACAGGAGAAGCAGGAGATCACGAATACGATCCAGTTGTTCTTTACGACCTATGCCGCTGATCTGGAACAGGCACGGCTCCTGATGCAGGATCCGGAAACGCTGAAACCATTGGATCCGGATACGAAACCGGTATTCGTAAGTCTACAGTCCGCCATACAGAATGAGGATGAGATACAGGCAGATGTGATCGTCCGCTATGAAACGAAGGAACTATTCCAACAGGAACGTAGCGTGCGTTTCCTGTTCGATAGAAAAACGAACAAGATCATTTCAAAGGAGGAGTATTAG
- a CDS encoding class C sortase, whose product MKSRKRSGRRWWSIAIILVGFLICSYPIVSGLYQRSVQSDSLKTYFKALRRNEDQVEGLLKAADTYNDMLFQTQGNYIQGISDKYLTEKAYEKQLRLKDSDVMARIEIPKISVDLPIYHGVSESVLSKGVGHLRSSSLPVGGESTHAALSGHRGLPSSKLFTRLDELEKGDLFYIDVLGRTLAYRICDIQTTDPQDTDLLEIQEGRDLVTLITCTPYGINTKRLLITGERVAYEKQEKESIQGSMMSIRELIFMAAPFVIVTLLLGKEIYHHRIRRSKEHEEAK is encoded by the coding sequence ATGAAGAGTAGAAAAAGATCCGGAAGACGATGGTGGAGCATAGCGATCATCCTCGTCGGCTTTCTGATCTGCAGCTATCCGATAGTGAGTGGTCTGTATCAGCGAAGTGTACAGTCCGATTCCCTGAAGACATATTTCAAAGCGCTACGACGCAATGAAGATCAGGTGGAAGGTCTGTTGAAGGCGGCAGACACCTATAACGATATGTTGTTTCAAACTCAAGGGAACTATATCCAGGGTATCAGTGACAAGTATCTGACAGAGAAGGCTTATGAAAAACAGCTGCGATTGAAGGACAGCGATGTCATGGCACGCATCGAGATACCGAAGATCAGTGTCGATCTTCCTATCTATCACGGTGTGAGTGAGAGTGTCCTATCAAAAGGTGTGGGACATCTTCGATCCAGCAGTCTTCCTGTCGGTGGTGAGAGTACGCATGCGGCATTGAGCGGACATCGTGGTCTTCCATCATCAAAGCTATTTACCAGATTAGATGAATTGGAAAAAGGCGATCTCTTCTACATCGATGTACTCGGCAGGACGCTGGCCTATCGAATCTGCGATATCCAAACGACAGATCCACAGGATACCGATCTGTTGGAGATACAAGAAGGAAGAGACCTCGTGACGCTCATCACCTGTACGCCATACGGAATCAATACGAAAAGGCTGCTCATAACAGGAGAACGAGTGGCTTATGAGAAACAGGAAAAGGAATCGATCCAGGGATCGATGATGTCGATACGAGAACTTATCTTTATGGCAGCACCCTTTGTGATCGTCACACTCCTGTTGGGAAAAGAGATCTATCATCATAGAATAAGGAGGTCAAAAGAACATGAAGAAGCGAAATAA
- a CDS encoding isopeptide-forming domain-containing fimbrial protein codes for MNKKNVMKYLGIPALATGMLLSGALPALTITSLVIHAAQEITTPGGIVDLKQGGAAITIEANEGQSLIGKKFRLYQLFSVKNAAHLESVNYTWTPAYQDVLQKVIGKRLNKPAKDVTEYEAVDYIQSLNHHKVEGAATEQKLEGRYSEFRYFIEEITTELRAQKKQGTDIHVTQTMDNGNIRFDGLDFGYYITDEISDNAGTHSASSLCMVNTANPNAAVKIKSDYPSITKKILEDDHKEEIGADGWNDIADYEIGQTVPYRYDTAVPDMNGYHSYYFAFHDKMDKALTFDPDTVKIRIMDGKKTYDVDPSEYNILENVGGTTFKIEIEDLKKIVDREFPEGMNKDKENIYGQKIVLRYDAKLNDEAAKDTGRPGFENSVKLEFSNDPDVDGVGKTGETPWDTVVCFTYKLNVSKVNDHDAPLKDARFRLYSDADCTKEVYLKRTPDGYNVINRDSVGGNDYDGGTQPKEAVEIVTPLDGNFTIYGLDQGVYYLSEVDAPDGYRKLLDPIVLTVRPTYTNDRNSYVAGEGATDKILQKLEATAHFKEFYDGASSEKDNKLETDATQGSMNLTVVNKVGSKLPVTGSQLTIVMVALGAGLMIAGYGIHRKRSHVDDGK; via the coding sequence ATGAATAAAAAGAACGTAATGAAATATCTGGGGATCCCTGCTCTGGCGACAGGGATGCTGTTATCCGGTGCACTTCCGGCATTGACCATCACTAGTCTAGTGATCCATGCAGCTCAGGAGATCACGACGCCGGGTGGTATCGTGGACCTGAAACAAGGCGGTGCCGCCATCACCATCGAAGCGAATGAAGGACAATCGCTCATAGGAAAGAAGTTTCGTCTGTATCAGCTGTTCTCTGTAAAGAATGCAGCGCATCTGGAAAGTGTGAACTATACCTGGACACCTGCCTATCAGGATGTCCTGCAGAAGGTCATCGGGAAACGCCTGAACAAACCGGCAAAGGATGTAACGGAATATGAAGCAGTGGATTACATCCAGTCCTTGAATCACCACAAGGTAGAAGGCGCTGCGACAGAACAGAAGTTGGAAGGAAGATACAGCGAATTCCGCTATTTCATCGAAGAGATCACGACAGAGCTGCGTGCCCAGAAGAAACAAGGGACCGATATCCATGTCACGCAAACGATGGATAACGGCAATATCCGTTTCGACGGTCTGGATTTCGGATACTACATCACCGATGAGATATCTGATAATGCAGGGACGCACTCCGCAAGCTCTCTGTGTATGGTGAATACGGCTAATCCGAATGCTGCTGTAAAAATCAAATCCGACTATCCTTCGATCACGAAGAAGATCCTGGAGGATGACCACAAAGAAGAGATCGGTGCAGATGGATGGAACGATATCGCAGATTATGAGATCGGTCAGACCGTTCCGTATCGTTATGATACAGCTGTACCGGATATGAATGGATATCACAGCTATTACTTCGCTTTCCATGACAAGATGGATAAAGCACTGACCTTTGATCCGGATACCGTGAAGATCCGGATCATGGATGGAAAGAAGACCTATGATGTCGATCCCAGCGAATACAACATATTGGAAAATGTAGGAGGAACGACATTCAAGATAGAGATCGAAGACCTGAAGAAGATCGTAGACCGCGAGTTTCCGGAAGGCATGAACAAAGACAAGGAGAACATCTATGGACAGAAGATCGTCCTTCGCTATGATGCCAAGCTGAACGATGAGGCTGCCAAGGATACCGGAAGACCGGGCTTCGAGAACAGTGTGAAGCTGGAGTTCTCCAATGACCCGGATGTGGATGGTGTCGGAAAGACCGGAGAGACACCGTGGGATACGGTCGTGTGCTTCACCTATAAGCTGAACGTATCGAAGGTCAATGACCATGACGCACCGTTGAAGGACGCAAGATTCCGTCTGTACAGCGATGCGGACTGTACGAAGGAAGTATATCTGAAACGTACTCCTGACGGTTATAACGTGATCAACCGTGATTCTGTAGGCGGTAATGATTATGACGGTGGGACACAGCCGAAGGAAGCCGTCGAGATCGTCACACCTTTGGATGGCAATTTCACGATCTATGGTCTCGATCAGGGTGTGTATTACCTTTCGGAGGTAGATGCACCGGATGGATACCGGAAATTATTGGACCCGATCGTATTGACGGTAAGACCGACCTATACGAACGATAGAAACAGCTACGTAGCCGGCGAAGGCGCAACGGATAAGATCCTGCAGAAGCTGGAGGCAACTGCTCATTTTAAAGAATTCTATGATGGTGCATCTTCCGAAAAAGATAATAAGCTGGAGACAGATGCGACGCAAGGTTCCATGAATCTAACGGTAGTAAACAAAGTAGGAAGCAAGCTGCCGGTCACAGGATCACAGCTGACGATCGTCATGGTCGCTCTTGGGGCAGGGCTGATGATCGCCGGTTATGGTATCCACAGAAAGAGAAGCCATGTGGATGATGGGAAATGA
- a CDS encoding flagellar biosynthesis protein FlgM: MKKLLSIAAVSALVLTGCSKELKVKTVDKLTVEYGDTLDNNKLFDAKKSDKNIKVDKVQDFNAKKVGNQTLKVTFTDGDKTIQKDVKIIVKDTKRPEIVLKKDKVTITAGDKLNLKDNVKSVKDPVDGALKYSDKETKKSGYCIDKGKLNTKKAGTYEVIVKAFDANGNKTEKKFKVIVKEKEKAKATTEGQKSEAAQNNNNAGQRSETSSPSTGNQNAGTSGGQGSSTANTGSSSGSNGAQSSAPSQAKPSTPTPAPSEPYIVDDGRKQGLPISMQSPLFDDPRAAEAWADEIFDQSMTDQNHPYYNCNGWSSTYVEFSDGSTKYSIYWY; the protein is encoded by the coding sequence ATGAAGAAATTATTAAGTATCGCTGCAGTGTCAGCGCTCGTATTGACAGGTTGCAGTAAAGAGCTGAAGGTAAAGACGGTTGATAAACTGACTGTGGAGTATGGCGATACATTGGATAACAACAAACTCTTTGACGCAAAAAAATCTGATAAAAATATCAAAGTAGATAAAGTACAGGATTTCAATGCAAAGAAAGTTGGAAATCAGACCTTGAAGGTCACATTTACTGATGGGGACAAGACTATCCAGAAAGATGTGAAGATCATAGTTAAAGATACAAAGAGACCTGAAATTGTACTGAAGAAGGATAAAGTCACAATCACTGCAGGTGATAAACTTAATCTGAAAGACAATGTAAAATCAGTAAAGGATCCCGTAGATGGTGCTTTGAAATACAGTGATAAAGAAACTAAAAAATCAGGCTACTGCATTGATAAAGGAAAATTAAACACAAAGAAAGCCGGAACTTATGAAGTCATTGTAAAAGCATTTGATGCTAACGGAAACAAGACGGAGAAGAAATTCAAAGTCATCGTAAAGGAAAAAGAAAAGGCAAAAGCAACTACTGAAGGACAGAAATCTGAAGCAGCCCAGAATAACAATAATGCAGGACAACGATCAGAGACATCCTCTCCATCTACAGGTAATCAAAATGCAGGGACAAGTGGAGGACAAGGAAGCAGCACTGCGAATACTGGAAGCTCCTCCGGTTCCAATGGAGCACAGAGTTCCGCTCCTTCACAGGCAAAGCCGTCAACACCTACTCCAGCACCTTCTGAGCCATATATCGTAGATGATGGAAGGAAACAAGGATTACCGATTTCTATGCAGTCTCCATTGTTTGATGATCCAAGAGCTGCAGAAGCATGGGCTGATGAAATATTTGATCAATCTATGACTGACCAAAATCACCCTTATTATAATTGTAATGGTTGGAGTAGTACGTATGTGGAATTTAGTGATGGCTCAACAAAATATAGCATTTATTGGTATTAA